The Pyrenophora tritici-repentis strain M4 chromosome 3, whole genome shotgun sequence genome has a window encoding:
- a CDS encoding PotE, Amino acid transporter produces the protein MMAVTTLRNGAPGLPNTGQLEIPPVQPTQTPPRSRRKPWTLPAVIPFSPLVLLLAVASLLPLASAVFVNFHDCLTRVYLADGKQTPYLRFTPKYVWAEFSPDHRLNVTVYGNVTGQAQLGDYPPLDDDNWKDPNKTFGKIVDLDKNHNKYTTLFWNNAVLSYTAWNAPPSQFCQNVLNTSCPVAPAFGGNASEYWTMPAVSVAHTFDTSYAFSTWASTLRIVSGNENAQALGCVSTNITPDLGDTISNAIRYLPAAVLALVAIATVFAAICCPWGTSNIFRWTSNYGRDEDLLRLVTPGFGDCLQYIQFIVLSGSLSLNYPGFYQPVVSQASWSILLFNQSFVSEGNGSQSLVDGIYFVNGTYGLTRLGQYVGFTEERDIWACMAIFLLVLIACVVCLTQLGFIMRWLSRWLTNTQDGDLTGKNWAFTAGNIIRVIYNYFMLPIIALSLFQLVVAPRSSASVVATAVIMLILFAVVASWIFWFIFTTRPRAHLFDDLPTVLMYGPLYNTYSDDAAPFAFIPVLLTIMRGIAIGAIQPSGIAQIIILAICEVILILTLHAFRPFQSNTSMNAYHTFFATIRLTCILLSVAFVPTLDVGEAPKGWIGYIILLLHAVVLVFGFFLNALQTIIEVSARLSGAGGDQRGGLTTVFGKRQLSKRNVHRHARSSLNSNAAMLAHDEHKSIQLMDSRSRSLSASSAVLLNGPYDRDSQRASVGFEGFSQGDYANVSPAPGAVPFNFLGGSSGHSSRRPTMGAMDAVDPYYRPPRPRKYTTDSMGSGAPGKAPVGSADIADAPYSDHLDPPAMLAGEGPSRNSSTPAPAYLRVNRDDSDSNLDRKNINTDYSVRESDFYYGLRGPALSSQPTRKLKTGPADPMSPVSSATGWFRSLNLMGGRKKEKSKGFEVVRSTRMPPQMVAVEEDRETPEPASEPYRDSPDSPPQTRKISGGSGVASAAVLAGERRHSSDSEPSSSSDDEDLYDPAHRVSPTAPALGPIESFGGIELPSRIGSRASRATHAPDGPSRAPSLPRKNSRRTNSTEAAMLPERLSTVIDGSTLTTNPYRSSRQSQSQHLQPSGPGGLPIRLPFGSTEPSPERSPAHSSASSTYRNDGMSELNAPPRIGATAERPLSTGFVQHHVTKDSVQSDGYDAGSHLEASAEIVDRSRSGSTQHSGRSHRR, from the coding sequence ATGATGGCCGTCACCACACTGCGCAATGGCGCCCCAGGCTTACCCAACACCGGCCAGCTCGAGATCCCCCCCGTCCAGCCCACACAGACACCGCCGCGATCGCGCAGGAAACCATGGACCCTACCCGCCGTGATTCCCTTCTCGCCCCTCGTCCTTCTCCTCGCCGTCGCCTCACTCCTGCCGCTCGCCAGCGCCGTCTTTGTAAACTTCCATGACTGCCTTACGCGCGTCTACCTCGCCGACGGAAAGCAGACGCCCTACCTCCGCTTCACTCCGAAATACGTGTGGGCTGAATTTAGCCCGGACCACCGATTGAACGTCACCGTCTATGGAAATGTCACCGGACAGGCGCAGCTAGGCGACTACCCGCCCCTTGATGATGACAATTGGAAGGACCCCAACAAGACGTTCGGCAAGATTGTCGATCTGGACAAGAACCATAACAAGTATACCACCCTGTTTTGGAACAATGCCGTGCTATCCTACACCGCCTGGAACGCTCCCCCGAGCCAGTTTTGCCAAAATGTCCTCAACACAAGCTGCCCGGTGGCGCCTGCCTTTGGGGGAAATGCGAGCGAATACTGGACCATGCCAGCAGTCAGCGTAGCACACACGTTCGACACTTCATATGCCTTTTCTACCTGGGCCTCGACACTACGCATCGTCTCTGGCAACGAGAATGCACAGGCTCTCGGTTGTGTCTCTACCAATATCACACCAGACCTCGGAGACACAATCTCGAATGCGATCCGCTACCTCCCTGCTGCCGTGCTTGCGCTCGTGGCGATTGCAACAGTATTTGCAGCTATATGCTGCCCATGGGGAACCTCGAACATTTTCCGCTGGACGAGCAATTATGGCCGAGACGAGGACTTGTTGCGCTTGGTCACGCCCGGATTTGGAGACTGCCTGCAGTACATACAATTCATTGTCCTGTCTGGCAGTCTGAGCCTCAATTACCCTGGCTTCTACCAGCCAGTGGTGAGCCAGGCCAGCTGGTCAATCCTCCTGTTCAATCAGAGCTTCGTCAGCGAGGGTAATGGATCCCAAAGTCTCGTCGATGGCATCTACTTTGTCAATGGCACCTACGGTCTTACCCGTCTCGGCCAATATGTTGGATTTACAGAGGAGCGCGACATTTGGGCATGCATGGCCATTTTCCTGCTTGTGCTCATCGCCTGCGTGGTCTGCCTCACACAGCTCGGTTTCATTATGCGCTGGCTCTCGCGCTGGCTGACTAACACGCAGGACGGCGACTTGACGGGGAAGAACTGGGCATTCACGGCTGGCAACATTATCCGTGTCATCTACAACTACTTTATGCTTCCCATAATAGCCTTGTCCTTGTTCCAGCTCGTCGTAGCTCCACGCTCGTCAGCATCCGTCGTGGCTACAGCCGTCATCATGCTGATTCTCTTCGCCGTAGTGGCTTCCTGGATTTTCTGGTTCATCTTCACCACCCGCCCCCGAGCCCACCTGTTTGACGACCTACCGACCGTCTTGATGTACGGCCCACTTTACAACACATACTCTGACGATGCTGCACCCTTTGCTTTTATTCCTGTTTTGCTAACCATCATGCGTGGCATCGCTATCGGCGCCATCCAGCCTTCTGGCATCGCCCAAATTATCATACTTGCTATATGCGAAGTAATCCTAATCTTGACTTTACACGCGTTCCGCCCATTCCAGTCCAACACTTCGATGAACGCTTATCATACCTTCTTCGCGACTATACGACTTACTTGTATCCTGCTTTCGGTCGCCTTCGTACCCACTCTCGACGTCGGCGAGGCACCCAAAGGTTGGATTGGATACATCATTCTACTTCTTCACGCTGTCGTCTTGGTGTTTGGCTTCTTCCTGAACGCTCTCCAGACCATCATCGAAGTCTCCGCGAGGCTCAGCGGTGCTGGTGGTGATCAAAGAGGTGGTCTTACCACTGTTTTCGGAAAAAGGCAACTGTCCAAACGGAACGTTCATCGTCACGCTAGGAGCAGCCTCAATTCCAATGCTGCGATGCTCGCCCATGATGAACACAAGAGCATTCAACTCATGGATAGCCGATCCCGGAGCCTTTCTGCTAGCTCGGCTGTCCTTTTGAATGGGCCCTACGACCGAGATAGCCAGCGTGCAAGTGTTGGATTCGAAGGGTTCAGCCAGGGTGATTACGCTAATGTCAGTCCAGCTCCTGGAGCCGTGCCATTCAATTTCCTTGGTGGTTCGTCGGGCCATAGCTCCCGAAGGCCGACAATGGGCGCCATGGATGCTGTGGATCCTTATTACCGTCCGCCACGTCCTCGCAAGTATACCACGGACTCAATGGGTTCTGGTGCTCCAGGCAAAGCCCCTGTCGGAAGTGCTGACATTGCCGATGCTCCCTACTCTGACCATTTGGATCCTCCAGCCATGCTTGCCGGTGAAGGCCCCTCACGGAACTCTAGCACTCCGGCTCCAGCCTATCTAAGAGTAAATCGCGACGATTCCGACTCGAACCTAGATAGGAAGAATATCAACACGGATTACTCGGTGCGAGAGTCGGATTTCTACTATGGACTCCGCGGCCCTGCGTTATCTTCTCAACCTACGCGAAAGCTCAAGACCGGACCTGCTGATCCCATGAGCCCTGTCTCATCTGCTACTGGTTGGTTCAGGAGTCTGAACCTCATGGGCGgaagaaagaaggagaagagcAAAGGTTTCGAAGTGGTCAGGAGTACGCGCATGCCACCACAGATGGTGGCTGTGGAAGAGGACAGAGAAACGCCAGAACCTGCATCGGAGCCCTACCGCGATAGTCCCGACTCACCGCCTCAGACTAGAAAGATATCAGGGGGCTCGGGTGTGGCATCGGCCGCTGTCTTAGCTGGTGAGAGGCGGCACTCGTCTGATAGTGAGCCGAGTAGTAGTAGCGACGACGAAGACCTTTACGACCCGGCTCACCGTGTGTCTCCTACTGCACCGGCCTTGGGGCCCATCGAAAGTTTTGGTGGAATCGAGCTTCCCAGTAGAATTGGGTCGCGCGCTTCCCGAGCTACTCACGCCCCAGATGGTCCAAGTCGAGCACCTTCACTGCCGCGCAAGAACTCTCGACGTACCAATTCAACTGAAGCTGCAATGCTCCCAGAACGACTATCAACTGTCATAGATGGCTCTACACTAACAACAAATCCGTATCGGTCATCGCGTCAAAGTCAAAGTCAACACTTGCAACCATCTGGACCTGGAGGGCTGCCTATCCGCCTTCCATTCGGATCTACCGAGCCGTCACCCGAACGTTCTCCTGCGCACTCGTCAGCATCAAGTACATATCGTAATGACGGTATGAGTGAGCTCAATGCACCGCCGAGGATTGGCGCAACGGCCGAGCGGCCACTCAGTACTGGCTTCGTCCAACATCATGTGACCAAGGATAGTGTTCAAAGTGACGGCTACGACGCTGGAAGTCACCTCGAAGCTTCTGCAGAGATTGTGGATCGCAGCCGTAGTGGAAGCACACAACATAGTGGACGCAGTCACCGTAGATGA
- a CDS encoding SfcA, Malic enzyme, translating to MSKFGHLPLATSGPQETSLTGNALLRTPYFNKGSAFTKEERDTFKLHGLLPTNIQILDEQVKRAYAQYKSRPSDLAKNTFMTSLKEQNEVLYYRLILDHLKEMFSVIYTPTEGEAIADYSKIFRRPEGCFLNIDDADRVEDDMSQWGNPEDIDLIVVSDGQQILGIGDQGVGAILISIAKLVIYTLCAGIHPSRTLPVVLDCGTDKKELLDDDLYLGMRKERVSGEEYDNFIDKFIKAARKLYPKAYIHFEDFGLNNARRILEKYTPEIACFNDDVQGTGCVTLAAVMAAFKVSGTKWDEARFVMFGSGTAGTGIADQIKDAIVQNTGRSKEEAGSQIWCVDKPGLLLQGKKDQLTPAQMSYAREDNEWAGKDHGDLLSIIKEVKPHVLIGTSTKPGSFTEEIVREMAKHVERPVIFPLSNPTRLHEAKPQDLFDWTDGKALVATGSPFPPVKHNSKEYDISECNNSVTFPGIGLGAVLSRTRLMTSPLLVAAVKALASAAPVLNNSGAGLLPDVEDVRDISVQIAKNVIKKAVEENLAQEKDIPTDDADLEEWIREQMWEAEYRPLKLIKHDSANAHARGEAGTASGQREAKFEHQAQCYTFG from the exons ATGTCAAAGTTTGGGCATCTACCTCTTGCCACGTCTGGGCCACAGGAGACCAGCTTAACC GGAAATGCGCTCCTCCGAACGCCTTACTTCAATAAGGGCTCTGCTTTCACGAAAGAAGAACGTGACACATTCAAGCTCCATGGCCTCCTTCCAACGAACATCCAGATCCTGGACGAACAGGTTAAGCGCGCATACGCACAGTACAAATCTCGTCCAAGTGATCTAGCAAAGAATACTTTCATGACGAGTCTCAAGGAGCAGAATGAAGTGCTGTACTATAGA CTTATTCTCGACCACCTCAAAGAGATGTTTTCTGTCATCTACACTCCCACGGAAGGCGAAGCGATAGCTGATTACTCCAAAATCTTCCGACGGCCCGAAGGCTGCTTCCTCAATATCGACGATGCAGACCGTGTTGAGGACGACATGAGCCAGTGGGGTAATCCCGAAGACATCGATCTGATCGTTGTGAGCGACGGACAGCAGATTTTGGGTATCGGGGACCAGGGAGTGGGAGCTATCTTGATCAGTATAGCTAAGCTTGTCATCTATACGCTATGCGCTGGTATACATCCATCGCGGACGCTGCCTGTCGTACTCGACTGCGGCACTGAT AAAAAAGAGCTTTTGGACGACGACTTGTATCTTGGTATGCGCAAGGAGCGAGTCAGCGGCGAAGAGTATGACAATTTCATCGACAAATTTATCAAAGCCGCAAGGAAGCTTTATCCGAAAGCCTATATCCACTTCGAGGATTTTGGCTTGAACAACGCACGGAGAATATTGGAGAAGTACACACCAGAGATCGCATGCTTCAATGACGATGTTCAAGGGACTGGTTGTGTCACACTTGCGGCAGTCATGGCGGCATTCAAGGTGAGCGGAACCAAGTGGGATGAGGCTCGCTTTGTGATGTTTGGATCTGGGACGGCCGGTACTGGTATCGCAGACCAAATAAAGGATGCCATTGTCCAGAATACCGGTAGGTCGAAGGAAGAAGCCGGAAGCCAGATTTG GTGCGTCGACAAGCCCGGCCTGCTTCTACAAGGCAAAAAAGACCAGCTCACTCCAGCCCAAATGTCATATGCACGAGAAGACAATGAGTGGGCAGGTAAGGACCATGGGGATCTGTTATCAATCATCAAGGAAGTCAAACCACATGTGCTAATTGGCACATCGACTAAGCCTGGTTCTTTTACAGAGGAAATCGTCCGAGAAATGGCCAAGCATGTCGAGCGTCCTGTCATCTTCCCGTTGTCGAATCCGACAAGGCTCCACGAAGCTAAGCCGCAAGATCTGTTTGACTGGACGGATGGCAAAGCACTGGTCGCTACCGGCTCTCCTTTCCCGCCCGTCAAACATAATAGCAAAGAGTACGATATTT CCGAATGCAACAACTCAGTGACATTCCCTGGTATCGGCCTCGGCGCGGTCCTCTCCCGTACCCGCCTTATGACATCTCCCCTGCTCGTCGCCGCCGTCAAAGCCCTAGCCTCTGCAGCTCCGGTCCTTAATAATAGCGGAGCCGGTCTTCTTCCGGACGTTGAAGATGTACGCGATATCAGTGTCCAAATAGCGAAGAATGTGATCAAGAAAGCGGTGGAAGAGAACTTGGCACAGGAAAAGGACATACCAACTGACGATGCAGACTTGGAAGAATGGATTAGGGAACAAATGTGGGAGGCTGAATACCGCCCGTTGAAGCTAATCAAGCACGACAGTGCAAATGCACACGCTAGGGGTGAGGCAGGAACGGCGTCTGGCCAGAGAGAAGCGAAGTTTGAGCATCAGGCTCAATGCTATACTTTCGGATGA
- a CDS encoding DAP2, Dipeptidyl aminopeptidase-acylaminoacyl-peptidase, with protein MAMKTAFLAAGLWLGSAHAITVEGMLAAPRRSTGSLSPKGDRALFSETKFNWTTEKASTAWYFLDTESGNVTKAPFGSDASEVVWVGDTEDSILYVNASNAEIPGGVTLYTADLSGDSFEPKLVASLHAPLSGIKAVKTDSGINFVGNCLAYESNGTAYNPELVSAPKSSGRLYDANMVRHWNYYITAERVAVFSGVLNGGNGSYSYAGELKNLLWGMNYTITRPESPVQGSSSDPGDYDLAPDGSMVAFRTKSPDLPKANYTASYIYVVPFDGSAVAVPINGPETTAPQTAQGASGAPVWSHDSSKVAYTQQDGIDYESDKYKLYVADMDGMNSQVRSVAEDWDSSPTGLKWSSDDANLWVTSELHASVRLWAVPQDAAADFKPTNITGPETVLSDFDILKDGSAFVSAAASWTSRMFYKQKPGAEKKVLFSANHVDPELDGLTSDSVSNFWVKNDDGDDIQTFVFYPTGFDPKKKYPLAFIIHGGPQSTQGDNWSVRWNLRLWADQGFVVTATQFTGSPSYSQAFTDKIQANWGGTPYTDLVKVFEHLRDNVDYIDTDRAIAAGASFGCYMTNWIQGHDLGREFKALVCHDGKINQVGSYATDELWFIQRDNNGTVWNERANYELWDPLAHFANASTPQFVIHNDLDYRVVQAEGFQTFNILQSLGVPSRFLHFPDEGHWVTKRQNSLLWHNSIFNWIRYWVGLDDELMMDGVITQ; from the exons ATGGCAATGAAGACAGCCTTCTTGGCCGCCGGCCTTTGGCTGGGGTCCGCTCATGCTATCACTGTCGAGGGCATGCTTGCCGCGCCTCGTAGAAGTACAGGCAGTCTCAGTCCCAAGGGA GATCGAGCACTGTTCTCCGAGACAAAGTTCAACTGGACGACGGAAAAAGCCAGCACGGCTTGGTACTTCCTGGATACTGAATCCGGCAATGTCACAAAGGCTCCATTTGGTAGTGACGCTTCCGAAGTCGTCTGGGTTGGTGATACCGAGGACAGCATTCTTTACGTCAATGCTAGTAACGCAGAAATTCCAGGAGGCGTGACACTTTACACTGCTGATTTGAGTGGCGATTCTTTCGAACCAAAACTAGTAGCATCTCTGCATGCGCCTCTCTCAGGAATCAAGGCTGTGAAAACAGACTCTGGAATCAACTTTGTGGGCAACTGCCTGGCCTATGAGAGTAACGGCACCGCATACAATCCTGAGCTCGTCTCCGCCCCAAAAAGCTCGGGACGTCTGTATGATGCCAACATGGTACGCCACTGGAACTACTACATCACAGCTGAGCGCGTCGCCGTCTTCAGCGGGGTCTTGAACGGTGGCAATGGCAGCTACTCGTATGCTGGCGAGCTCAAGAATCTCCTCTGGGGGATGAACTACACCATCACCCGTCCGGAGAGCCCTGTCCAAGGGTCCTCGAGCGATCCAGGTGATTATGATTTGGCTCCGGATGGCAGCATGGTGGCCTTCCGTACCAAATCTCCAGACCTTCCCAAGGCCAACTACACCGCCAGTTACATCTACGTTGTTCCTTTTGATGGCTCTGCGGTTGCCGTCCCCATCAATGGCCCAGAAACTACTGCTCCCCAGACTGCTCAAGGTGCGTCAGGCGCGCCGGTATGGTCGCATGATAGCAGTAAAGTCGCCTACACGCAGCAAGATGGTATCGACTACGAATCCGACAAGTACAAGCTCTATGTTGCCGATATGGATGGCATGAACAGTCAGGTTCGCTCGGTTGCAGAGGACTGGGACTCTAGCCCGACAGGTCTTAAATGGAGCTCAGACGACGCCAACCTTTGGGTAACATCCGAACTACATGCTTCTGTTCGATTGTGGGCTGTACCGCAAGATGCTGCAGCCGACTTCAAACCAACAAACATCACCGGTCCGGAGACGGTTCTTTCCGATTTCGATATCTTGAAAGATGGCAGCGCCTTCGTCTCGGCAGCCGCTAGCTGGACCAGTCGCATGTTTTACAAGCAGAAGCCCGGTGCGGAGAAGAAGGTCCTTTTTAGCGCCAACCATGTCGATCCAGAACTCGACGGCCTAACCTCAGACTCCGTATCGAATTTCTGGGTCAAAAACGATGACGGAGATGATATCCAAACCTTTGTCTTCTACCCCACTGGCTTTGACCCGAAAAAGAAGTACCCTCTCGCTTTCATCATCCACGGTGGCCCACAATCCACTCAGGGTGACAACTGGAGTGTCAGATGGAACCTGAGACTTTGGGCAGACCAGGGCTTCGTGGTTACAGCGACTCAGTTTACTGGATCACCATCCTACAGTCAAGCCTTCACCGACAAGATCCAAGCAAACTGGGGCGGTACTCCGTACACTGATCTGGTCAAGGTCTTCGAGCATCTCCGCGACAATGTGGACTACATTGATACTGACCGTGCTATCGCCGCCGGCGCGTCTTTCGGCTGCTACATGACAAACTGGATTCAGGGCCATGATCTCGGTCGCGAGTTCAAAGCGCTCGTCTGCCATGATGGAAAGATCAACCAAGTCGGCTCCTACGCTACTGACGAACTCTGGTTCATCCAGCGCGACAACAACGGAACCGTGTGGAACGAGCGTGCCAACTACGAACTCTGGGATCCTCTTGCCCACTTCGCCAATGCCAGCACCCCTCAGTTTGTAATCCACAACGATCTCGATTACCGCGTTGTACAAGCGGAAGGCTTCCAGACTTTCAATATTCTGCAAAGCCTAGGCGTGCCATCGCGCTTTTTGCACTTCCCAGATGAGGGACATTGGGTCACCAAGAGGCAAAACAGTCTGTTGTGGCACAACTCCATCTTCAACTGGATCAGGTACTGGGTTGGTCTCGATGACGAGCTCATGATGGATGGCGTCATTACCCAGTAG
- a CDS encoding PAT1 multi-domain protein encodes MPPSTTPQSPSTVEKPRATPGSLEPRDNQQRQASFPQPGHQQSHKPIFQPGPQQGFGVLIPREQPTAYNDIMSGRAAVNPVQSRHDQAQAGSLDTSKRPAHTNTSAPRQQEASTSTSGPSPHPPQTNESVSQQQNPSHAILSQPPALLSQPLQPQQVTAPTAPNPPHQSESTTIPDILLWSTSAELEAEMAAFRNLPRAEKMAKLTKILSSLQAKHAEKVLPPKSVSRERRTSVGRSRVTRYEMRKRQDAAMR; translated from the coding sequence ATGCCTCCCTCGACAACACCACAGTCTCCATCAACCGTGGAAAAACCTAGAGCTACACCAGGCTCTCTTGAGCCTCGCGACAATCAGCAGAGACAAGCATCATTTCCTCAGCCAGGTCACCAACAGAGTCATAAACCAATTTTTCAGCCAGGACCTCAGCAAGGCTTCGGTGTACTAATACCTCGGGAGCAACCTACTGCGTACAACGACATCATGTCTGGTCGGGCTGCAGTGAACCCTGTTCAATCACGTCATGACCAAGCGCAGGCTGGATCCTTGGACACTTCAAAAAGGCCAGCTCATACAAACACCTCAGCTCCACGCCAACAGGAAGCATCTACATCTACATCCGGACCCTCTCCGCACCCTCCCCAGACCAACGAGTCCGTTTCTCAGCAGCAAAATCCCTCCCACGCCATCCTCTCCCAACCTCCCGCCCTCCTATCCCAACCTCTTCAACCTCAACAAGTCACTGCACCCACCGCTCCTAACCCGCCCCACCAAAGTGAGTCCACCACCATACCAGACATACTCCTCTGGAGCACCTCCGCCGAGCTCGAAGCAGAAATGGCTGCCTTCCGGAACCTCCCCCGAGCCGAGAAGATGGCTAAACTGACAAAGATTCTCTCCTCACTCCAGGCAAAACATGCGGAGAAGGTCTTGCCTCCAAAGAGCGTGTCACGCGAACGCAGGACTTCTGTGGGTAGGAGCCGTGTGACGAGGTATGAGATGAGGAAGAGACAGGATGCTGCTATGAGGTAG
- a CDS encoding LipA, acetyltransferase and hydrolase protein, with protein sequence MRLHGVSLAVWGIVSQSFAVPTPAPDGLLPGLLPGVVSFVQNLLGDINRAVAEGDPTKVLNILKQLQPLTRPTNIEDAMGRAAYIWTKPSPRQDLYSAAAEQIVDGLVLDETLKAALTGGLPVGENNINTNNPSPPTIIYPKKNATDAPYTLSESALRKAIYIPPSFVYGAGSKRPVIFVPGTGAYGGTNFASNLRKLLTGKSYADPVWLNIPGAMLGDAQTNAEYIAYAINYISAISKQNKENIAIISWSQGGLDTQWVFKHWPSTRPLVKDFLAVSPDFKGTVLANLLCLSPDSNLGLLPCAPSVIQQEATSDYVRSLRSNGGDSAYVPTTTFYSSFFDEVVQPQEGTAASAFINDARNVGVSNNEVQAVCKGQAGGSFYGHSGVLLNPLTYALIVDALQHEGPGSLERIDVKSVCDSYAAPGLDLDDVLATTGLIPVALVLILAYPQKSLTETPVRAFAG encoded by the coding sequence ATGCGTCTTCACGGTGTATCACTGGCGGTTTGGGGCATTGTCTCGCAGTCTTTTGCCGTCCCAACCCCAGCCCCAGATGGTCTGCTGCCTGGCCTTCTGCCCGGTGTAGTATCGTTCGTACAAAACCTTCTCGGAGATATCAATAGGGCAGTCGCAGAGGGTGATCCAACAAAAGTGCTCAATATCCTAAAGCAACTACAACCCCTAACACGACCTACCAACATCGAAGATGCGATGGGAAGAGCAGCTTACATCTGGACGAAACCATCACCACGACAAGACTTATATTCCGCTGCTGCGGAGCAAATAGTCGACGGCCTTGTTCTCGATGAAACGCTGAAAGCGGCCCTTACTGGCGGCTTGCCAGTAGGAGAGAACAATATTAATACCAACAATCCTTCGCCACCGACGATCATCTATCCAAAGAAGAACGCTACCGACGCACCCTATACGCTCTCAGAGTCTGCCCTACGCAAAGCTATCTACATCCCACCCAGCTTCGTCTACGGTGCAGGTAGCAAACGCCCTGTCATTTTTGTACCAGGAACTGGCGCTTACGGCGGCACAAACTTCGCCTCCAACCTACGCAAGCTGCTCACAGGAAAAAGCTATGCCGACCCTGTATGGCTCAACATCCCCGGCGCCATGCTCGGCGATGCTCAAACAAACGCCGAATACATAGCCTACGCTATCAACTACATAAGCGCCATCTCCAAACAAAACAAAGAAAACATAGCCATCATATCCTGGTCCCAAGGCGGCCTGGACACACAATGGGTTTTCAAGCACTGGCCTTCAACTCGCCCTTTGGTCAAGGATTTTCTGGCCGTATCTCCGGATTTCAAGGGCACCGTGTTGGCCAATCTGCTTTGCTTGTCACCAGACAGCAACTTAGGGCTCCTGCCTTGTGCCCCTTCTGTTATCCAGCAAGAAGCTACATCAGACTATGTAAGATCCCTAAGGAGCAACGGCGGCGACAGCGCATATGTGCCCACGACGACTTTCTACTCCAGTTTCTTCGACGAGGTTGTCCAGCCACAGGAAGGCACCGCTGCATCTGCGTTCATCAACGATGCCCGCAATGTGGGCGTTTCGAACAACGAGGTTCAGGCCGTATGCAAGGGCCAAGCGGGTGGTTCCTTCTACGGACATTCTGGTGTTTTGCTTAATCCCCTAACGTACGCGCTGATTGTTGATGCGCTACAACACGAGGGTCCGGGAAGCTTGGAGCGTATTGATGTGAAGAGTGTGTGTGATAGCTATGCTGCGCCTGGGCTGGATTTGGATGATGTCCTGGCTACTACTGGACTTATACCTGTAGCACTTGTGCTTATATTGGCCTATCCACAGAAGTCGCTTACGGAGACCCCAGTGAGGGCGTTTGCTGGGTGA